From the bacterium genome, one window contains:
- a CDS encoding cupin domain-containing protein — protein sequence MKGYIGNIEKLALENQNFREVLYTAKNSQLVLMSVGAGEEIGEETHGLDQFIRVEAGRGVVILDGVSSEINDGVAVLIPAGTKHNVKNTGEESLKLYSLYAPPEHKDGTVHILKADVQEEHFDGRTTE from the coding sequence ATGAAAGGATATATTGGAAATATTGAAAAACTGGCGCTTGAAAATCAAAACTTTCGCGAAGTTCTATACACCGCCAAAAATAGCCAGCTTGTTTTGATGTCTGTCGGCGCCGGGGAAGAAATAGGCGAAGAGACGCACGGTCTTGATCAGTTTATTCGGGTTGAAGCAGGCAGAGGAGTCGTGATTTTGGACGGAGTTTCAAGCGAGATAAATGACGGGGTGGCGGTTTTAATTCCTGCCGGAACCAAACATAACGTCAAAAACACGGGGGAAGAGTCGCTTAAACTTTATTCTCTGTACGCGCCTCCCGAGCATAAAGACGGCACGGTGCATATCTTAAAGGCAGACGTACAAGAGGAACATTTTGACGGAAGAACGACAGAATGA
- a CDS encoding DUF4105 domain-containing protein — protein MKKVAKFLGIFTAMVVCLLVFIQCTLLVFVKPSNDREWSEDLAVLAYAEFDGDSVTVKNIRNFKYESVLDYTADYYDRTFDMNGINSVEYVVEPFSGVAAHTFVAFGFEDGSYVDISVEVRREKGEFYNIFKGIARRFELVYVIADERDVLKLRTNHRKDNVYLYPVKTSKEKMRAMFVDMLLRANELRHKPEFYHTLANNCTTNIVEHVNKISPNKVPFSYKYFLPKYSDELAFDVGLITGEDTIEQMRERYNVTAIAQKYGEDPDFSRKIREDLLVK, from the coding sequence GTGAAAAAAGTCGCGAAGTTTTTGGGAATATTTACCGCGATGGTTGTCTGTCTTCTGGTTTTTATCCAGTGCACTCTTCTGGTTTTCGTAAAACCGTCAAATGACAGGGAATGGTCGGAAGACCTTGCCGTTTTAGCGTATGCCGAATTTGACGGCGATTCGGTAACGGTGAAAAATATCAGAAATTTCAAGTACGAAAGTGTTTTGGACTACACCGCCGATTACTACGACAGGACTTTTGACATGAATGGAATAAATTCGGTGGAATACGTGGTGGAGCCGTTCTCGGGGGTGGCTGCTCACACTTTTGTCGCTTTCGGTTTTGAGGACGGTTCGTATGTAGATATTTCAGTGGAAGTGAGAAGGGAAAAAGGCGAGTTTTACAACATATTCAAGGGTATCGCCCGCCGTTTTGAACTTGTTTACGTTATAGCGGACGAGCGTGATGTTTTGAAACTGCGGACTAACCACAGAAAAGACAATGTCTATTTGTATCCCGTGAAAACAAGCAAGGAAAAAATGCGAGCGATGTTTGTTGATATGCTTTTGCGCGCGAACGAGCTTCGTCATAAGCCGGAGTTTTATCACACTCTGGCCAACAACTGCACTACCAATATAGTGGAACATGTCAACAAGATAAGTCCGAACAAAGTGCCTTTCAGTTACAAATATTTTCTTCCTAAATATTCCGATGAGCTGGCGTTTGACGTGGGTCTTATAACAGGCGAAGATACTATTGAGCAAATGCGAGAAAGGTACAATGTAACCGCTATAGCCCAGAAATACGGGGAGGACCCTGATTTCTCAAGAAAAATCAGAGAGGATTTATTAGTTAAATAA
- a CDS encoding AAA family ATPase has translation MTQNDALEVLKMGHNVFLTGSAGSGKTYLLNQYISYLREMGAEVAITASTGIAATHLGGQTIHSWSGIGIRDVLSEADLDFLEERKYLWDRFQKTRVLVIDEISMLHHFRLDMVERVLRSFRRNDLPFGGIQVILCGDFFQLPPVSKAGSPKAHFVHSSQAWQRAGFKVCYLSENFRQGDRNFLLLLNAIRENAVRHETLEPLRKRYKKEAETDVLPVKLYTHNVDVDLLNEEELEKLEAEEEIYDMTSKGRGKLLEMLKRSCLAPEKLRLKIGARVMFVKNNFEKGYVNGTLGEVEYFDISGPVVKIANGRKITAEQETWRIEEEGVSKAEITQVPLRLAWAITVHKSQGMSLDAVETDLSKSFERGMGYVALSRVRDLKGLKLLGLNKMALAVSEEALAKDKEFKKHSEEIAEELGAIPTAEIKKIQEEYIKKIAPEGAKKKKEIKVKKVSTLEETKRLILEKLSVEEVAKKRGVTIGTIVSHLEKLKSSGAVDADVLFHIKPEVGRLSKINAAFLKEFAETGEMRLSPVRSALGDTFDFEELRIARLFL, from the coding sequence ATGACTCAAAATGACGCGCTTGAGGTCTTGAAAATGGGACACAATGTTTTTCTGACCGGCTCGGCCGGTTCAGGTAAGACCTATCTTTTAAACCAATACATTTCATATCTGCGCGAAATGGGAGCGGAAGTCGCCATAACCGCTTCCACCGGAATCGCGGCTACCCATTTGGGCGGGCAGACAATACATTCGTGGTCCGGAATCGGAATACGCGATGTTCTTTCGGAGGCGGACTTGGATTTTTTGGAAGAGAGAAAATATCTGTGGGACCGTTTTCAAAAAACCCGAGTGCTTGTTATAGATGAAATTTCAATGCTCCACCATTTCCGGTTGGATATGGTGGAGAGGGTTTTGCGTTCTTTTAGGCGAAATGACTTGCCTTTTGGCGGAATACAGGTCATTCTTTGCGGTGATTTTTTTCAGTTGCCTCCTGTTTCAAAAGCCGGGTCGCCTAAAGCCCATTTTGTCCACTCTTCTCAAGCGTGGCAAAGAGCCGGTTTTAAGGTTTGCTATTTATCGGAAAATTTCAGACAAGGCGACCGGAATTTTCTTCTGCTTTTAAATGCCATACGCGAAAACGCGGTGCGACATGAGACGCTGGAGCCGCTTCGTAAAAGATATAAAAAAGAGGCGGAAACGGATGTTTTGCCGGTAAAACTCTACACTCATAATGTTGACGTTGACTTGTTAAACGAAGAGGAGCTTGAAAAACTGGAGGCCGAAGAAGAAATTTACGATATGACTTCAAAAGGACGTGGCAAACTTTTGGAAATGCTCAAAAGAAGCTGTTTGGCCCCCGAGAAACTGCGTTTAAAAATCGGAGCTCGGGTGATGTTTGTCAAAAACAATTTTGAAAAAGGATATGTAAACGGCACTCTCGGGGAAGTGGAATATTTTGACATTTCAGGACCGGTGGTGAAAATCGCAAACGGAAGAAAAATAACCGCCGAACAGGAAACATGGAGAATAGAAGAGGAGGGTGTTTCAAAAGCCGAAATCACGCAAGTTCCTTTGCGTCTCGCCTGGGCTATCACTGTCCATAAAAGCCAAGGCATGTCTTTGGATGCCGTGGAAACAGACCTTTCAAAATCGTTTGAAAGAGGCATGGGTTATGTGGCGCTTTCTCGCGTGCGGGACCTGAAGGGTCTTAAACTTCTGGGCTTAAACAAGATGGCTCTCGCGGTAAGCGAAGAAGCTCTTGCCAAAGACAAAGAGTTTAAAAAACATTCAGAGGAAATTGCCGAGGAACTTGGCGCCATTCCCACGGCGGAGATAAAAAAAATACAAGAAGAGTATATAAAAAAAATAGCGCCGGAAGGAGCAAAGAAGAAAAAAGAAATCAAGGTTAAAAAAGTTTCAACTCTTGAAGAAACAAAACGGCTGATTTTGGAAAAACTGTCAGTGGAAGAGGTTGCTAAAAAGCGAGGCGTTACGATAGGGACCATAGTGTCGCATTTGGAAAAACTTAAATCAAGCGGAGCCGTTGACGCGGATGTTTTATTCCACATAAAACCGGAGGTGGGCAGGTTGTCAAAAATTAACGCCGCTTTTCTCAAAGAGTTTGCAGAAACGGGAGAGATGCGCCTTTCTCCCGTCCGGAGCGCTTTGGGAGACACGTTTGACTTTGAAGAGTTGCGAATAGCGCGGCTTTTTCTTTGA